CAGCCACCATGTGCCGCCGAGGCCGTCCGTCAAGGTGGCCACGAGCAGGACCGGGCCGAGCACCACCCAGAGAACCGGACCGGCCACATTCCCCAGCACCGCACGCCGGGAACCCTCGGCTTCCGCACCCTCCTCCGCCGCACCGGCCGCACCAGCCACCCGGGCCACGCGCGCCGCACGCCGGGCGTCCAGCGACCAGACCTGCCCGCAGCGCGTCAGCACGAGATAGATCGCCATGAGATGGACGACGTTGTCCCCGCCGTCGCCCAAGAAGATGCTGCGGTTCTGCAGGGAGAGCACACCCACCATGAAGAGGACCGACATGGCGCGGGTGTGCCAGCCGACCATCAGCAGCGCGGCGGAGAGCAGAGCAACCGCGTAAACGATCTCGAACCAGACCGTGCTGTCCGACCACATGAGCGTGGTGAAGGCTCCATTGCCCGATATGAGCTGCTCCGCCATGTCCCAGCGCCACGGAGCATCGGGTCCGTACATCTCGTGCCGGTGCGGCAGTTCGCGCAGCAGGAACAGCAGATAGGTGGCGGAGAACCCGATCCGGGTGACGGCGCTCTGGTACGGGCCGAGGGCCGAGGAGGTGATCCGCTGGATGCCGCGGGCGAGCTTGCGATCGAAGGCGAACGTACTCACTGGTCAGCCCCCTCGGCGTTCTCGGGGAGATCGGCAGCGGTGACGGTCCACCACGGCAGCACCCGGTAGGACGGCCTCGTGCTGATCTTCTCCTTGCTCCATGCGGGCGCCGCGACGGACCGCACCTCGGAGCGGATCTGAATGCGCTCGATGGTGCCGCCGTAGTCGTGTTCGCTGAGGCGCAGCATCGCGATGCGGCGGATGTAGCGCTCGGAGAGCTCACCGCGCGTGCCGTTCGCGCGGTTCTCGCTGTCGTGGGAGCCGAGGTAGAAGTCCCAGCCACGACGGAGTTCGTTCTGATGGATGTGGCTGGGGAGCGGATTGCCTCGTATCGCCTTGCCGTCCTCACCGGAGAGGCTCATCCAGGAGGTGGTGCGGCGGCCGTCGGCGCCGGATATCTCGGCCCGGACGTGTATCGCGATGTTCTGCTGAAGCGGGTTCGGGGCGAAGAGCTTCCAGTTCTGCTCGAACTCGGGATAGACCCAGTCGTCGACCGCTTCACCGTGCTGCTTGGTCAGGGTGTTGGAGGGTGCCACGTGCAGAAACACCATGGCCAGTTGAGCACAGGCCAACAGCCCGATGACCGACAGTGCGACCGCGGCGACGATCTGATACGGAAGTGTCAGGGCAGCCATGCCGCCACGGGGACCCGGACCCGCCCCCGGACCCTGACCGGCGACGGACGACACGTCCTCGCGCTGCCCCGCCCCTGGCCCGGCGCCCCCGCCCACGCTCCCGACGCCCCTGTCGTCGTACGAATCCATCCCGCCCCGATCCCCGTCGATCCCCGGTGAGTTATCCACAGGGTTGACACCCTACGGGCCACCGACTCACCATTGAAGACAATGAACCGAACGATCGGTCGGTCGGTAGGGAGTCCGGGATGACGGCAGTGACTGCGGACCAGACAGCGCAGGCGGGATCAGGCGGGCCCGAAGGGGCCGGTGCGGCCCTGTCAGCGGCCTTCGACGCCGCGGTGGCGGCGGACGAGCGCATCGAGCCGCGTGACTGGATGCCGGATGCGTACCGCGCCTCGCTGGTCAGGCAAATGGCCCAGCATGCCCACTCCGAAATCATCGGAATGCAGCCGGAGGCCAACTGGATCACGCGAGCGCCCTCGCTGCGCCGCAAGGCGATCCTGATCGCCAAGGTGCAGGACGAGGCCGGGCACGGGCTCTACCTCTACAGCGCCGCGGAGACGCTCGGCACCGGCCGCGAGGAGCTGCTCGACAAGCTCCACGCGGGCCGCCAGAGGTATTCCTCGATCTTCAATTACCCGACGCTGACCTGGGCGGACGTGGGCGCGATCGGCTGGCTCGTGGACGGCGCCGCGATCACCAATCAGGTGCCGCTCTGCCGCTGCTCCTACGGTCCGTACGCCCGGGCGATGGTCCGCATCTGCAAGGAGGAGTCCTTCCACCAGCGTCAGGGCTACGAGCTGCTGCTCACCCTCAGCCGCGGCACCCCGGCACAGCACGAGATGGCGCAGGACGCGGTGAACCGCTGGTGGTGGCCGTCCCTGATGATGTTCGGCCCGCCGGACGACGCATCGGCCCATTCGGCGCAGTCGATGGCCTGGAAGATCAAGCGTCACTCCAACGACGAGCTGCGACAGCGCTTCGTGGACATCTGCGTCCCCCAGGCCGAGGCGCTGGGGCTCACCCTCCCGGACCCGGATCTCCGGTGGAACGAGGAGCGTGGACAGCACGACTTCGGGGCGATCGACTGGCAGGAGTTCCAGGAGGTCCTCAAGGGCAACGGCCCGTGCAACGAGCAGCGCCTCAGCCAGCGCCGCCGGGCGCACGAGGAGGGCGCCTGGGTCCGGGACGCGGCGGTCGCGTACGCCGAGAAGCACACAGCGGTTCGCAACGATGGGGAGGCGACAGCATGAACAGCTCGACCGAATGGCCGCTGTGGGAGGTGTTCGTGCGTTCGCGCCGCGGGCTGTCCCACACCCACGCGGGCAGCCTGCACGCCCCCGACGCGGAAATGGCCCTGCGCAACGCACGCGATCTGTACACGCGCCGCTCCGAGGGCGTCTCCATCTGGGTGGTCCCGTCCGCCCAGGTCACGGCCTCCTCGCCGGACGAGAAAGACTCCTTCTTCGAGCCGGCCGGTGACAAGCCGTACCGGCACCCGACGTTCTACGAGATCCCGGAAGGGGTGAAGCACCTGTGACCGCGGCCCTCGCCCTGGGCGACGACGCGCTGGTGCTGTCGCACCGGCTGGGGGAGTGGGCGGGCCACGCCCCCGTGCTGGAGGAGGAATTGGCCCTGGCCAACATCGCCCTGGATCTGCTGGGGCAGGCCCGGGTGCTGCTCTCCCTCGTCGGGGACGAGGACGAGCTGGCGTATCTGCGCGAGGAGCGCGCCTTCCGCAACGTCCAGCTGGTCGAGCAGCCGAACGGCGACTTCGCCCAGACCATCGCCCGCCAGCTCTACTTCTCCGTCTACCAACGGCTGCTGTACGAGCAGCTGGCGGCCGGTGAGGGCCCGTTCGCCGGGCTGGCGGCGAAGGCGGTCAAGGAAGTCGCCTACCACCAGGACCACGCGGAGCACTGGACGCTACGGCTCGGCGACGGCACGGCCGAGAGTCACGACCGGATGCAGCGCGGGGCGGACGCCCTGTGGCGGTTCACCGGCGAGCTGTTCCAGCCCGTCGAGGGTGTGGAGATCGACTGGCAGTCGCTGCACAGCGGCTGGCTGGAGTCCGTCACCGCGGTGCTGGAGCGGGCCACGCTGACCGTGCCGGCCGGTCCGCAGTCCGGAGCGTGGACGGCGGGCGCGGGGCGCCAGGGCATCCACACCGAACCCTTCGGCAGGATGATCGCCGAGATGCAGCATCTGCATCGCAGCCACCCGGGGGCGTCATGGTGACCGAAACGCTTCTGGAGGAGGAGCTGCACCGGCTCGCGGGCTCTGTTCCCGATCCCGAACTGCCCGTGCTGACCCTGGACGAGCTGGGAGTCCTGCGGGGTGTGGACGTGGTGGCACCGGGCAAGGTCACCGTACGTCTCACCCCGACCTACACCGGCTGCCCGGCGATCGAGGCCATGTCCGCCGACATCGAGCGGGTGCTGCACGACCACGGCATACCGGAGGTCTCCGTGCTCACCGTGCTCTCGCCGGCCTGGTCCACGGACGACATAAGCGCTGAAGGGCGGCGCAAGCTGGCCGAGTTCGGCATAGCGCCCCCGCGCCCGCACGACGCCACGGCTCCCGCGGGAGGCCCGGTGCCGCTCACGCTCTCGGTCCGCTGCCCGCACTGCGGCTCGACCGATACGGAGCTGCTGAGCCGGTTCTCCTCCACCGCCTGCAAGGCGCTGCGCCGCTGCGTGACATGTCGCGAACCGTTCGACCACTTCAAGGAGTTGTAGATGTTCCATCCGCTCCGGGTCCGCGCGATCGAACGGCTCACGGACGATTCGGTGGCCGTCACCCTCGCCGTACCGTCCGAGCTGCGCGAGACCTTCCGCCACAAGCCCGGCCAGCACCTCAATGTGCGCTACACCGTCGACGGCGAGGAGATTCGCCGCTCGTACTCGATCTGTTCCCCGGCCACCGAGCAACCGGCCGACCCGATGCTGCGGGTGGGCATCCGGCTCGTCGACGGCGGCGCGTTCTCCACATACGCGCTGAAGGAACTCGCCGTCGGTGACCTGATCGAGGCGATGGCTCCGATGGGCCGCTTCGCGCTCACGCCCCGTGCCGGACGCTTCGCGGCCATCGTCGGGGGCAGTGGAATCACCCCGGTGCTGTCGATCGCGGCGACGCTGCTGGCGCGGGAGCCCGACGCGAGTTTCTGCCTGGTCCGCAGTGACCGGACGGCGGTTTCGACGATGTTCCTTGACGAGGTCGCCGACCTCAAGGACCGCTATCCGGACCGGTTCCAGCTGGTGACGGTGCTCTCCCGGGAGGAACAGCAGGCAGGCCTGCCGTCCGGCCGGCTGGACCGGGATCGGCTCACCGAGTTGCTGCCCGCGCTGCTTCCGGTGCCGGATGTGGACGGCTGGTATCTGTGCGGCCCGTTCGGACTGGTCCAGGCGGCCGACCGTGCGCTGCGCGGCCTGGGCATCGACCGGATCCGTATCCACCAGGAGATCTTCCATGTGGACGACGGGCCGAACGCGACCGCCCGCACCCGTGTCGAGGCACCCGCACACAGCACACTCACCGCGACACTGGACGGCCGCTCGGGCAACTGGCCGGTCCAGGACGGCGAATCACTGTTGGAGACGGTGTTGCGCAGCCGTGCCGACGCGCCGTACGCCTGCAAGGGCGGTGTGTGCGGAACGTGCAGAGCTTTCCTGGTCTCCGGCGAGGTCCGGATGGACCGCAACTTCGCACTGGAACCGGAAGAGACCGAGGCGGGCTATGTGCTGGCCTGCCAGTCGCATCCGGTCACGCCGGAGGTGGAGCTCGACTTCGACCGCTGACACCCGCCCCCGATCCACCCACCCCGCCTTCCGTTCTTCCCTTCTCATAGAACCTGTTCTATCTTGACGGCCCGTCAGGTCCGGGTACGGGAGCAGCGGTTCGCGGGAGGCCAGGGCAGTGGACTTCACCTTCACCGAGGAACAGCAGGCAGCCACTGAGGCGGCGAAAGCGGTCTTCTCGGGCGTCGTACCCGACGGAGTGCCCAGCCCCGCTCTCGTGCCGGGCGCGGTGGCCGAGGACATCGACCGGTCTCTGTGGGCCGGGCTCGCCGCGGGCGACCTCCTGAGCCTGACGCTGTCGCCGGAGCACGGCGGGACCGGGCTCGATCTCATCGCACTCTGCCTGGTGCTGCGTGAATCCTCCAGGGTGCTTGCGAGGGTGCCGCTGCTGGAGACGTGTGCGGTCGCCATGGTGCTTCAGCGCTACGGCGACGCGGGGCTGGCGGCGGAGCTGCTGCCCCGCGTCGGCCGGGGTGAGCTGGTTCTCACGGTCGGGGCCAACGGCCGCTCCGGCCACGATCCGGCCGAGCTCGCCGTGACCGCCCGCCGGGACTCCGGCGACAGCGACAGCGGCTCGGTCTGGGTGCTCGACGGGGTGCAGTCAGGGGTGCCGTGGGCGCAGGTCGCGGACTGGATCGCCGTGCCCGCCCACACGGCCGACGGCCGCGCCGTCCTGTCCCTGGTACGCCACTCCGACGAAGGCGTCACGCTGGCTGAACAGGTGTCCACCAGCGGCGAGTTGCTCGCCGAGGTCCGGCTCGACGGCGTACGGGTGGAGGACCGCGCACTGATCGACACCGCCGACGCCTGGGAATGGCTGCGCGCCCTGCTCACCACCGGAACCTGCGCGCTCGCGCTGGGCCTTGGCGAGACGGTGCTGGCCATGACGAGCGAATACACGGGAAAGCGCGAGCAGTTCGGGTTCCCCGTCGCCACGTTCCAGTCCGTCGCCGTCCAGGCCGCCGACCGGTACATCGATCTGCGGGCCATGGAACTGACACTCTGGCAGGCGGCCTGGAGGATCTCCACAGGTACAACCGGCGCGCTGCCCGCCGAGGGCGACATCGCCGTGGCGAAGATCTGGGCGTCGGACGGTGTCCGCAGGATCGTGCAGACGGCACAGCATCTGCACGGCGGCTTCGGCGCGGACACCGACTACCCGCTGCACCGCTTCCACGCCTGGGCGAAGCAGATCGAACTCTCCCTGGGCCCAGCAGCGGCGCACGAGGCAGCCCTGGGCGATCTGCTGGCCGCCCATCCCCTCGGCTGAGAACCACGAGCCCGACCCCGGAGGCCCCGGGACGGTCTCAACTGGACCCAACCCGACCGGCTCAGAGCACGAAAGCCGGGTTGCCGTTGTCGGTGACCATCGGGCGTCCGGCACCGTCCCAGGCGAGCATCCCGCCGTCGATGTTCACGGCGTCGAGGCCCTGCTGCACCAGATACTGGGTGACCTGGGCGGACCGGCCACCGACCCGGCACATCACATGCACGCGCCGACCGTCCTCGACGGCCTCGGTCAGCTCGCCGAAGCGACTCACGAAGTCACTCATCGGAATGTGCAGAGCGCCTTCGACATGTCCGGCCGCCCACTCGTCGTCCTCACGGACATCCAGCACAAAGCCGTCCGACGGCACCACCGCGACATCCACCGAGGGCAGCGGGGCGAAATTCATGGGTCATGCCTTCTCTCGTACGTACGCTCCAGAGTCACCTGAAACGCTACTGCACCAGCCCCGCCAGCTCCGCCTCGCGCCGAGTGACCTCGCCCAGGAGCTGATCGGCGATCTCGTCGAGCAGCCGGTCCGGATCGTCGGGCGCCATCCGCAGCATGGCCCCGATCGCGCTCTCCTCCAACTCCTGGGCGAGCACCGTCAGCAGTTCCTTGCGCTGGGTCAGCCACTCCAGCCGGGCGTAGAGCTCCCCGCTCTCGCCGAGCTCCGCCCGCTCCGCGACCGGCCCGGCCGCCCACTCCTGCGCCAGCTCCTTCAGCAGCGCCTCGTCGCCGCGCCCGTAGGCGCCGTTGACGCGGGTGATGAACTCGTCCCGGCGCGCCCGCTCCTTCTCGTCCTGCGCCAGGTCCGGGTGGGCCTTGCGCGCCAGCTCGCGGTAGAGCTTGCGCGCCTCCTCGGTCGGCCGGACCCGCTTGGGCGGCCGGACCGGCTGCTCGGTCAGCATCGCCGCTGCCTCGGGGGACAGCCCGTCCGAGTCCATCCAGTCGTGGAACAGCTCGTCGACGCCCGGCATCGGCATCACGATCGCCCGGGCCTCCTGCGCCTTGCGAAGGTCTTCGGGGTCACCGGTCCTGGCGGCCCGGGCCTCCGCGATCTGCGCATCGAGCTCATCGAGGCGGGCGTACATCGGCCCGAGCTTCTGGTGATGCAGCCGGGAGAAGTTCTCGACCTCGACCCGGAAGGTCTCCACCGCGATCTCGAACTCGATCAGCGCCTGCTCCGCCGCCCTCACAGCCTTCGCAAGCCGAGCCTCGGGCCGAGCCCCCTCAGCGGTCCCGTCGGCAGCCTCGCCGACCCCCTCAGCGGCGCCAGCGGCGTCGGCCTCCGGACCGGCGCCATCATCGGCACCGGCCGGCCCTCCGTGCTCCGCATCCTGCGCAGGCTGCTCGTGCTGCCGGTCGTTGTCCTGCCGGTCATCGTCGTTCCGGGTGGTCGGCGCCCCGGCCGCTTCGTGGGTCACCCGTCCAGCGTATGGCCACCGTCCACGCCCCGAGGACGCGCGGTCGGCACAAAGCTCCTCACACGCCCAGTTCGGCGGCTATCCGCCCCGAACCGATGGCCCGCACCAGCTCCGCGTGGTCCGCCTCCGTGCGGTCCGCGTACGTCACCGCGAACGCCGCCACCGCCTCGTCCAGCTCTTCGTTCTTGCCGCAGTAGCCCGCGATCAGCCGCGGATCGGCGCTGTGCGCATGGGCCCGCGCCAGCAGTGCACCCGTCATCCGGCCGTAGTCGTCGACCTGATCGGCTGCCAGGGCCGCCGGATCCACACTGCCCTTGCGGTTCCTGAACTGCCGCACCTGGAACGGGCGTCCGTCGACGGTGGCCCAACCCAGCAGGATGTCGCTGACGACCTGCATCCGCTTCTGCCCGAGCACCACCCGGCGCCCCTCGTGCGCCACCTCCGGCACATCGAACCCGACAGCCGGGAGGTAGGGCGCCAGCACGGAGGGCCGCGCCTCCTTCACCTGCAGCACCAGGGGCTCACCACGGTGATCGAGCAGGAGCACCACGTACGACCGGGTGCCGACGCTCCCCGTACCGACCACCCGGAACGCCACGTCATGGATCGCATACCTGGCGAGGAGCGGTACGCGGTCCTCCGAAATCGTGCCCAGATAGTCACCGAGTCCCGCCGCCACCGCCGCGGCTTCCTCGTCCGGCACCCGCCGCAGAACCGGCGGCGCGTCTATGAAGCGGCGTCCGCCGTCCCCGGAATCCTCGGTGGACTTGGCCGCGAAGCGGGCGCTGGTGTTGTTACGGGCCTTCTCCGAGACCCGCTCCAGGGTGCCGAGCAGATCCCGCGCGTCCGTGTGCGAGACCAACTCCTCGTCCGCGATGGCGTTCCACGCGTCGAGTGCGGGCAGTCTGGCCAGCAGACGCATCGTCCGCCGGTATGCGCCCACCGTGTCGTACGCGCCCCGGCGGCAGGTGTCCTCGTCCGCCCCCGCCTCGCGCCCGGCGAGAACCAGCGAGGTGGCGAGGCGCTTGAGGTCCCATTCCCAGGGGCCGAACACGGTCTCGTCGAAGTCGTTCAGGTCGATGACCAGACTGCCCCGCGCGTCGCCGTACAGGCCGAAATTGGCCGCGTGCGCATCGCCGCAGAGCTGGGCGCCCACCCCGCTGACCGCTGTGCCCATCAGGTCATGGGCCATCAGCCCGGCCGAACCGCGCAGAAACGCGAACGGCGTGGCCGCCATCCGTCCCACCCGGATCGAGGTGAGTCCGGGCACCCTGCCCCGGCTCGACTCCTCGACCGCCTGCACCGCATCCGGCCGCCCGGCAGGCAGGTCAAGAGCTGAGTGAGCGGCCCTGGGCACCCTCTCCCGCAGCGTCTTGCCCGCCTCCCTGGGCGACTGCGGCGCACTCCCGCCCACCGCGGTCGCCGCATTCGTCCGGCGCGCGAATCCGGGTACGACCGGAATGCGCGGATCACCTGCCACAGCCCGCTGAACCGGCACTGTCGCTTCGATTTCACCCATGGCGCGCAGCCTCCCCCGCCCTCGTCCTGCGCTCCTGGCCCCATGCCTGTCGCAGATCAATTGCGACGAAGGTACCGCCGTCCGCCGAAAGCCGTCTGCCCCTGTGGAAAACTCACCGCGCGGCCTGTGGACAACACTCTGTCCTGGGCAGACCCGGTCGGGCCGGGTCAGACGCCGACGGCCTCTTCCAGTTCTTCCTCGTCATCCGCCCCGGTCCGGGCTTCGGCCTTGACGTGCCGCCCCCGTCGCTACGCGGCCCCTGCCTCCGTGCACTCGGCGACAGCAGCGGCCGGAGCCGGCACCGCCACGTCCTTCCGCCGCTTCCCCTCGACCAGTCCCGCAGTCCCGCAGTCCCGCGACACCCATTCACAGGCCGGCGGCCCACCACAAAACGGACCCCCACCGCCCCCTCGGCGTCCGGTACGCCTCAGCAGGGGTCTTCAGAGGTCAGATACGTATTCGACCAGTGAGCCAGCTCCTTGAGCGCGGGTTCCATCGCGGCACCGGCCCCGGTCAGACGGTACGAAACCCGCAGCGGCGGCCCCTCATCGACCTCACGCACCACCAGTCCGGCCGCACCGAGTTCGGAAAGCCGGTCCGAAAGCATGCGCTCGCTGATGCCCGGAATCGCTCGCCGCAGATCGGCGAAGTGCACCGGCTGCTGCAGCAGCACCGAGACGATCGGCCCCGTCCAGCGCTTGCCGAACAGCTCGAAGACACGGGTGATGCCGACATCGACCCGCCTACACGCCTGTTCGCTGTGCTCCGCCATGACCCCAGGGTACTGCGCGACCATGAGGTACTTACGAATAATAAGCAGCTATGTTATTACTAGGTGCATACGAAAATGGCGACTCACCGCACCGGTTTGCCGCCGTCCCCAGATACCGCCACCCCCAGATATCCATGGAGATCCCCGTGGCCACACTTCTTCACCTCGACTCCGCCGTCTTCCCCGAGGGCTCCGCGTCGCGCGATGTCAGTGCCGCCTTTGTGCAGGCCTGGCGTGAGCAGCACCCCGACGGCCAGGTCGTCTACCGCGACCTCGCCGCTTCCCCGCTGCCCCATCTGGACGCCGCGGCTGTCGCCGCCGGCGCCGAGGACCCGCTGCGCCGTGAACTCGCGGACGAGCTGGCAGCGGCGGACGCCATCCTGATCGGCGCCCCGATGTACAACTTCACCATTCCGTCCACGCTGAAGGCCTGGCTCGACCAGGTGATCATCGTCGGCCACAACGCGGGTCCGGACAGCACGGCGACGGGCACCCCGATCACCGTCGTCGCCAGCCGGGGTGGCTCGTACGCCGCCGGCACCCCGCGCGAGGGCGCCGAGTTCGTCCAGAACTACCTGGAGACGCTGCTGACGACCATGTTCGGCGCCGAGGTCGACTTCATCGTCCCGGAACTGACGCTGGCCCGGTCCCAGCCCGCGATGGCCGATCTCATTCCGCTCGCCGACGCCTCCCGCACCCAGGCCTTCTCCGTAGCCGCGGAGAAGGGCAAGACCCTCGCCGCCCGCCTCGCAGCCTGAGCCGTACGG
This sequence is a window from Streptomyces sp. NBC_01217. Protein-coding genes within it:
- a CDS encoding 2Fe-2S iron-sulfur cluster-binding protein — its product is MFHPLRVRAIERLTDDSVAVTLAVPSELRETFRHKPGQHLNVRYTVDGEEIRRSYSICSPATEQPADPMLRVGIRLVDGGAFSTYALKELAVGDLIEAMAPMGRFALTPRAGRFAAIVGGSGITPVLSIAATLLAREPDASFCLVRSDRTAVSTMFLDEVADLKDRYPDRFQLVTVLSREEQQAGLPSGRLDRDRLTELLPALLPVPDVDGWYLCGPFGLVQAADRALRGLGIDRIRIHQEIFHVDDGPNATARTRVEAPAHSTLTATLDGRSGNWPVQDGESLLETVLRSRADAPYACKGGVCGTCRAFLVSGEVRMDRNFALEPEETEAGYVLACQSHPVTPEVELDFDR
- a CDS encoding rhodanese-like domain-containing protein, which codes for MNFAPLPSVDVAVVPSDGFVLDVREDDEWAAGHVEGALHIPMSDFVSRFGELTEAVEDGRRVHVMCRVGGRSAQVTQYLVQQGLDAVNIDGGMLAWDGAGRPMVTDNGNPAFVL
- a CDS encoding FMN-dependent NADH-azoreductase, with the translated sequence MATLLHLDSAVFPEGSASRDVSAAFVQAWREQHPDGQVVYRDLAASPLPHLDAAAVAAGAEDPLRRELADELAAADAILIGAPMYNFTIPSTLKAWLDQVIIVGHNAGPDSTATGTPITVVASRGGSYAAGTPREGAEFVQNYLETLLTTMFGAEVDFIVPELTLARSQPAMADLIPLADASRTQAFSVAAEKGKTLAARLAA
- a CDS encoding DUF2252 domain-containing protein produces the protein MGEIEATVPVQRAVAGDPRIPVVPGFARRTNAATAVGGSAPQSPREAGKTLRERVPRAAHSALDLPAGRPDAVQAVEESSRGRVPGLTSIRVGRMAATPFAFLRGSAGLMAHDLMGTAVSGVGAQLCGDAHAANFGLYGDARGSLVIDLNDFDETVFGPWEWDLKRLATSLVLAGREAGADEDTCRRGAYDTVGAYRRTMRLLARLPALDAWNAIADEELVSHTDARDLLGTLERVSEKARNNTSARFAAKSTEDSGDGGRRFIDAPPVLRRVPDEEAAAVAAGLGDYLGTISEDRVPLLARYAIHDVAFRVVGTGSVGTRSYVVLLLDHRGEPLVLQVKEARPSVLAPYLPAVGFDVPEVAHEGRRVVLGQKRMQVVSDILLGWATVDGRPFQVRQFRNRKGSVDPAALAADQVDDYGRMTGALLARAHAHSADPRLIAGYCGKNEELDEAVAAFAVTYADRTEADHAELVRAIGSGRIAAELGV
- a CDS encoding winged helix-turn-helix transcriptional regulator gives rise to the protein MAEHSEQACRRVDVGITRVFELFGKRWTGPIVSVLLQQPVHFADLRRAIPGISERMLSDRLSELGAAGLVVREVDEGPPLRVSYRLTGAGAAMEPALKELAHWSNTYLTSEDPC
- a CDS encoding DUF5819 family protein, whose protein sequence is MDSYDDRGVGSVGGGAGPGAGQREDVSSVAGQGPGAGPGPRGGMAALTLPYQIVAAVALSVIGLLACAQLAMVFLHVAPSNTLTKQHGEAVDDWVYPEFEQNWKLFAPNPLQQNIAIHVRAEISGADGRRTTSWMSLSGEDGKAIRGNPLPSHIHQNELRRGWDFYLGSHDSENRANGTRGELSERYIRRIAMLRLSEHDYGGTIERIQIRSEVRSVAAPAWSKEKISTRPSYRVLPWWTVTAADLPENAEGADQ
- the paaC gene encoding 1,2-phenylacetyl-CoA epoxidase subunit PaaC codes for the protein MTAALALGDDALVLSHRLGEWAGHAPVLEEELALANIALDLLGQARVLLSLVGDEDELAYLREERAFRNVQLVEQPNGDFAQTIARQLYFSVYQRLLYEQLAAGEGPFAGLAAKAVKEVAYHQDHAEHWTLRLGDGTAESHDRMQRGADALWRFTGELFQPVEGVEIDWQSLHSGWLESVTAVLERATLTVPAGPQSGAWTAGAGRQGIHTEPFGRMIAEMQHLHRSHPGASW
- a CDS encoding HTTM domain-containing protein gives rise to the protein MSTFAFDRKLARGIQRITSSALGPYQSAVTRIGFSATYLLFLLRELPHRHEMYGPDAPWRWDMAEQLISGNGAFTTLMWSDSTVWFEIVYAVALLSAALLMVGWHTRAMSVLFMVGVLSLQNRSIFLGDGGDNVVHLMAIYLVLTRCGQVWSLDARRAARVARVAGAAGAAEEGAEAEGSRRAVLGNVAGPVLWVVLGPVLLVATLTDGLGGTWWLPALLWILWVGQGAWWAVNRHAPQSEARTLLDVVANLAHNATLVVIMAEVCLIYATAGWYKIQGSRWQDGTALYYPLKLDYFTPWPGLSDILAANGVMVMLITYGTVVVQVAFPFTLFNRRVKNVLLVAMICEHAGIALLLGLPFFSMAMIAADSVFLPTVFLVWLGGRVTLGRELLFSRRGKVPRQRQRAVHDEEAPQHSGDGGHTLVG
- a CDS encoding acyl-CoA dehydrogenase family protein, whose amino-acid sequence is MDFTFTEEQQAATEAAKAVFSGVVPDGVPSPALVPGAVAEDIDRSLWAGLAAGDLLSLTLSPEHGGTGLDLIALCLVLRESSRVLARVPLLETCAVAMVLQRYGDAGLAAELLPRVGRGELVLTVGANGRSGHDPAELAVTARRDSGDSDSGSVWVLDGVQSGVPWAQVADWIAVPAHTADGRAVLSLVRHSDEGVTLAEQVSTSGELLAEVRLDGVRVEDRALIDTADAWEWLRALLTTGTCALALGLGETVLAMTSEYTGKREQFGFPVATFQSVAVQAADRYIDLRAMELTLWQAAWRISTGTTGALPAEGDIAVAKIWASDGVRRIVQTAQHLHGGFGADTDYPLHRFHAWAKQIELSLGPAAAHEAALGDLLAAHPLG
- the paaB gene encoding 1,2-phenylacetyl-CoA epoxidase subunit PaaB → MNSSTEWPLWEVFVRSRRGLSHTHAGSLHAPDAEMALRNARDLYTRRSEGVSIWVVPSAQVTASSPDEKDSFFEPAGDKPYRHPTFYEIPEGVKHL
- the paaD gene encoding 1,2-phenylacetyl-CoA epoxidase subunit PaaD, whose amino-acid sequence is MVTETLLEEELHRLAGSVPDPELPVLTLDELGVLRGVDVVAPGKVTVRLTPTYTGCPAIEAMSADIERVLHDHGIPEVSVLTVLSPAWSTDDISAEGRRKLAEFGIAPPRPHDATAPAGGPVPLTLSVRCPHCGSTDTELLSRFSSTACKALRRCVTCREPFDHFKEL
- the paaA gene encoding 1,2-phenylacetyl-CoA epoxidase subunit PaaA, whose protein sequence is MTAVTADQTAQAGSGGPEGAGAALSAAFDAAVAADERIEPRDWMPDAYRASLVRQMAQHAHSEIIGMQPEANWITRAPSLRRKAILIAKVQDEAGHGLYLYSAAETLGTGREELLDKLHAGRQRYSSIFNYPTLTWADVGAIGWLVDGAAITNQVPLCRCSYGPYARAMVRICKEESFHQRQGYELLLTLSRGTPAQHEMAQDAVNRWWWPSLMMFGPPDDASAHSAQSMAWKIKRHSNDELRQRFVDICVPQAEALGLTLPDPDLRWNEERGQHDFGAIDWQEFQEVLKGNGPCNEQRLSQRRRAHEEGAWVRDAAVAYAEKHTAVRNDGEATA